The genomic interval CCAGATCCAGCACCACAGCAGCCACGTCCTCCGGGGTAAGCTTCCAGGCCGCTTCCGGGCCGACCGCGTGCCCGCTGAAACCGGTGTGGACGCTCCCGGGCATGACGTAGGAGACGCGGATCCCGTCGTAGCGGACCTCCTGCATCAGGGCCTCGCTGAACCCGACCAGGCCGAACTTGGAGGCGTTGTACGCCGTCCCCTCGGGAAAGGCGTTCTTCCCGGCCAGGCTGCCGATGTTCACGATGTAGCCGCCGCCCCGCCGCCGGATGACCGGGATCGCCGCGCGGCAGCAATGGAAGACCCCGGTGAGGTTGGTCCCCAGGATCTCGTTCCACATCGCCAGGGACATCTCGGCGAGGGGGGCCCGGCCCCCGGCGCCCGCGTTGTTGACCAGGACATCCAGCCCCCCGAAGGCCTCGACCGCCGCGGCCACGAGGCGCTCCACCTCCGGGTACTCCCGGACGTCGCAGGGGAGGCCCATCACCTTTCCGCCCG from Candidatus Methylomirabilis sp. carries:
- a CDS encoding SDR family oxidoreductase is translated as MERLRGKVAVVTGGTRGIGYAIAGALLSEGAAVCLCARTAADVKAAVAALQEAPGGKVMGLPCDVREYPEVERLVAAAVEAFGGLDVLVNNAGAGGRAPLAEMSLAMWNEILGTNLTGVFHCCRAAIPVIRRRGGGYIVNIGSLAGKNAFPEGTAYNASKFGLVGFSEALMQEVRYDGIRVSYVMPGSVHTGFSGHAVGPEAAWKLTPEDVAAVVLDLVTSDPRALASRVEIRPSRPPRKG